The genomic segment CAGATATCCCCTGGAACCCCATGGAAGAGGAAGGTGGATATGAAATTGTGTGATAAAGAGTTAAAATGTAGCAGGAAATAGACAAATGTGTTGCCAGGGATGGCAAAGTTttttcttgttgtgtttctattgTGATGGTTATGTTGTTTCTTTTCCAGATGGCCCAAAAACTTCTGAGACCGTTCATGTCACTCTCTGCCAAGCACCTCTCAAGGCCATTTAGTCCCCAAACTTCACTTCTCCTATGCCGGGTTtctgctgtgccatacaatgttgCCTGGCACAGGCCGCTTTCCTTTACTGCCACACCTGCAGCAAGGACATTTTCCACCACCCAGGTCTTCAGGAACACCTTTAATGTCCAAGATGGGGATGACTTCCAAGACCGAGTTTTGAAAAGTCAAAAGCCAGTGGTGATTGACTTCCATGCCCAGTAAGTGCAGGAGGTGTTTTTCTTCTTGATTTAAAACCAGAGCTTGAGAACGTTATATTTTGGAATTGCTATTTCCAAAATGCCCTGTCAGCCTGGACACTGGCCATACTGGCTGGGGCATTTAGGGAGTGgcactccaaaaaaaaaattctagtgGTTTCTCAAAATAGCAAAAATCCTGGTTTCCGTTCCTATCTTGTGTCTACCTCCCTGGATAAACAACTCAAATTGTATCATGAGGACAACACTGGAAATATAGATTTTGTGTTTGGATGTGCTGCCTTCTTTTAATTTCCTTGTGTTATTGTTTCTGGAAgtggacacacacaaaaagtaatacaagacatgaaacaatcagggccaactaacacatcacaacaaaggattcctccaggcaggaatagccagggtttgaagcagcaaggctattc from the Anolis carolinensis isolate JA03-04 chromosome 5, rAnoCar3.1.pri, whole genome shotgun sequence genome contains:
- the txn2 gene encoding thioredoxin, mitochondrial; this translates as MAQKLLRPFMSLSAKHLSRPFSPQTSLLLCRVSAVPYNVAWHRPLSFTATPAARTFSTTQVFRNTFNVQDGDDFQDRVLKSQKPVVIDFHAQWCGPCKILGPRLEKMVAKHQGKVLMAKVDIDDHTDLALEYEVSAVPTVLAMKNGDVVDKFVGIKDEDQLEAFLKKLIGP